GGTCAAAATATCGGTCTTATAAATACTCTTTCAACTTATTCAAAAGTAAATGAGTTAGGATTTATTGAAGCTCCTTATAAAAAAGTAGTTGATGGTGTTGTTACAAATGAAATTTCATACTACACTGCAACTCAAGAAGAGGGACTTGTAATTGCTCCTGGTTCAACAAAAGTTGATGAAAATGGAAAAATTATTGAACCATTAATTGAAGTTAGACTTAATGGTGAAATTATTTTGATGGATAAAAATAAAGTTGATTTAATAGATATATCATCACAAATGGTAATGGGTGTTGCAGCCTCTTTAATTCCATTTTTAGAGCATAATGATGCAAATAGAGCATTAATGGGTTCAAATATGATGAGACAAGCTGTTCCATTGATTAAACCAACAGCTCCAATAGTTGGAACTGGTTTAGAAAAAACAGTTGCAAGAGATGCTTGGGAAGCAATTAAAGCTAATAGAGGTGGAGTTGTTGAAAAAGCAGATTCTAAAAACATCTATATTAGTGGTGAAGATGAAAATGGACCATTTATTGATTATTATGATGTAAGTAAAAATGTAAAAACAAATAATAATACATCTTTTGGGCAAAGAGTTGCTATAAAAGAGGGTGATATTATTGAAAAAGGTCAAGTAATTGCTGATGGTCCATCAATGGATAAAGGTGAGCTTGCAGTTGGAATTAATGCTATGGTTGCATTTATGCCATGGAATGGATACAACTATGAGGATGCTATTATTCTAAGTGAAAGACTTATTAAAAAAGATGCATTTACTTCAGTTCATATCTATGAAAAAGAGATTGAGTGTAGAGAGTTAAAACATGGTAATGAAGAGATAACTAGGGATTTACCAGGTGTTAAAGAAGAGAATTTATCACATCTTGATAGCTCGGGAATTGTAAAAGTTGGAACTTATGTAACTCCTGGAATGATTTTAGTTGGAAAAGTAACACCAAAAGGTGAGATTAAACCAACTCCAGAAGAGAGACTACTTAGAGCAATTTTTGGTGATAAAGCAGGACATGTTATAAATAAATCTTTATATTGTCCAACATCAATGGAAGGAACAGTTGTTGATGTTAAAGTTTTCACTAAAAAAGGTTATGAGAAGTGTGAAAGAGCTAAGGCTGAAATTGAATTAGAAAAAAATGAGTTAAATCAAAAACATCTTGATAAGCTTTTAATGCTAGATAGAGAAGAGGCTTTAAAAATAAATAATCTTCTAACAAAATCGAAGCTTGATAAAGAGCTTGAGTTAGATGGAGTTGTATATAAAAAAGGTGATACATTAACGCTTGAGACTCTTTTAAGTGTAAATAGATTTGCTATGAAAAAAGTAGTATCTTCTTATGCAAAAGAGGTTGAAAAAGCTTATAATGATACAAAAGAGTATTTTATTAGACAAAAAGCTGAATTAAGAAAAGATCATGAAGAGAAGTTAAATGTTCTAGAACATGATGATATTTTATCAAGCGGAGTTATCAAACAAGTTAAAGTTTATATTGCAACTAAGAGAAAAATTAAAGTTGGTGATAAAATGGCTGGAAGACATGGAAACAAAGGTATTGTTTCAAATATCGTTCCAAAAGTTGATATGCCATATTTAGAAGATGGAACAACAGTTGATATCATTCTAAATCCACTTGGGGTTCCTTCAAGGATGAATATTGGACAAATTATGGAGGTTCACTTAGGGCTTGTAGGTAGAAGACTTGGTAAACAAATTCAACAAATCTATGATGCAAAAAAAGGTGAGTATATCGCTGATTTAAGAGCAAAAATGATTGAAATTGCAGGGGTTGCAAAACTTATGAATGCAAAAGCATTTATTGAAAAATTAAGTGATGATGAACTTCTTGATTATGCTAGAGATTGGTCAAAAGGTGTTAAATTTGCAACACAAATTTTTGATGGTGTTGAAGCTTATGACTTTGAAAAACTGTTTGAAATGGCAAAAATAGATAGCGATGGTAAATCTGTTTTATACGATGGAAAAACAGGTGAAAAGATGAAAGAGAGAGTAAACGTTGGGTATATGTATATGCTGAAACTTCACCACTTAGTTGATGAAAAAGTTCACGCAAGAAGTACAGGTCCATATTCACTTGTAACGCAACAACCAGTTGGAGGAAAAGCTCTATTTGGTGGACAAAGATTTGGAGAGATGGAGGTTTGGGCATTAGAAGCTTATGGTGCAACTGCTGTACTAAAAGAGATGCTAACAACTAAATCAGATGACGTTGATGGAAGAACAAGAGCATATAGAGCTATTGCAAATGGTGAAAATGTACCAAGTTCAGGAGTTCCAGAGACATTCTTTGTTTTAACAAAAGAGTTAAAAGCCTTAGCTTTAGATGTAGAGATTTTTGAAGAGGTAGAAAACAATGAGTAATAATGAAAAAGTACTATCACCAATTGATATAAAAGAGCTTGAAAGACCACAAGATTTTGCTGCTTTCCAATTAAAATTAGCAAGTCCTGAAAAAATACTCTCTTGGTCTTGTGGTGAGGTTAAAAAACCTGAAACTATAAACTATAGAACACTAAAACCTGAAAGAGATGGACTGTTTTGTGCAAAAATCTTTGGACCAGTAAAAGATTATGAGTGTCTTTGTGGTAAATATAAAAAGATGAGATACAAAGGTGTTGTTTGTGAAAAATGTGGAGTTGAAGTAACTTCTTCAAAGGTGCGACGACACAGAATGGGTCATATTGAGTTAGTATCTCCAGTTGCTCATATTTGGATGGTATCTTCTCTTCCATCAAGAATTGGAACTATTTTAGGTGTTAAATTAAAAGATTTAGAGAGAGTTTTATATTATGAAGCATATATAGTAATTAACTCTGGAGAAGCTTTTTATGATGGTGAAAAAACTAAAAAAATAAACAAATATGATATTTTAAATGAAGAGCAGTATAGAACAGTTTCTGATTTATTTGAGCATACAGGTTTTGAAGCAAAAATGGGTGGAGAGACTATTAGAGAGCTTTTAGAAAATCTTGATTTATTTGAGCTTTTAACACTTTTAAAAGATGAGATGCAAACAACTAAGAGTGAAGCAAAAAGAAAAACTATAATAAAAAGATTAAAGGTAGTTGAAAACTTCATAAATAGTGGAAATAAACCTGAGTGGATGATGCTTACACAACTTCCAGTTCTTCCACCTGATTTAAGACCTCTTGTTTCACTTGATGGTGGAAAATTTGCTGTTTCTGACGTAAATGACCTTTATAGAAGAGTTATAAATAGAAATAACAGATTAAAAAGATTAACAGAACTTGATGCTCCTGAAATTATTATTAGAAATGAAAAAAGAATGCTTCAAGAAGCTGTTGATGCATTATTTGATAATGGAAAAACAGCAAATGCAGTTAAAGGTGCGAACAAAAGACCTCTTAAATCTTTAAGTGAGATTATTAAAGGTAAACAAGGACGATTTAGACAAAACTTACTTGGAAAGAGGGTTGACTTCTCAGGAAGATCTGTTATTGTTGTTGGACCTAATTTAAATATGGATCAATGTGGTATTCCTAAAAAAATGGCACTTGAACTATTTAAACCACATTTAATGGCAAAACTTGAAGAGAAAGGTTATGCAACAACTCTAAAAGCTGCAAAAAGATTAATTGAATCTGAGACAAATGAAGTTTGGGAGTGTTTAAATGAGATTGTTGATGAGTATCCTATTTTATTAAATAGAGCACCAACTCTTCATAAATTGTCTATTCAGGCATTTCACCCTGTGTTAATTGATGGAAAAGCAATAAGACTTCATCCTCTTGTTTGTGCTGCATTTAATGCCGATTTCGATGGGGATCAAATGGCTGTTCACGTACCACTTTCTCAAGAAGCAGTTGCTGAAGCAAAAGTTTTAATGATGAGTTCTATGAATATTTTATTACCAGCAAGTGGTAGAGCAATCGCTGTTCCTTCTCAAGATATGATTTTAGGAATTTATTATCTATCTTTAGTAAAAGATGGTGTAAAAGGTGAACATAAACTTTTCACTGATGTAAATGAAGTAAAAATTGCTCTTGATATGGGACAGATTGATTTACATGCAAAAATTAGAACAAAACTTGAAGGAAGAGTTATATCTACGACTGTTGGAAGACTAATCATACATGAGATACTTCCATCTTTTGTACCAATGAATTTATGGAATAAAGTTCTTAAGAAGAAAGATATTGGTGCACTGGTAGATTATATTTATAAAGAAGCAGGATATGAAGTAACTCCTAGATTCTTAGATAACCTTAAAAATTTAGGTTTTAAATATGCAACTTATGCAGGAATGTCTATATCTATTGATGATATTATTATTCCAGAAAGTAAAGTAGGGCATATTACAAAATCTAAAAAAGATGTTATTGAAGTTCAAAAACAGTTCTCTCAAGGACTTTTAACTGAGCAAGAGAGATACAACAAGACTATTGATATTTGGACAGAAACAAATAATAAATTGGGTTCTGAGATGATGGAGCTAGTTAAAACAG
Above is a genomic segment from Aliarcobacter cryaerophilus containing:
- the rpoB gene encoding DNA-directed RNA polymerase subunit beta, whose product is MLNSLKSGNRLRIDFAKNPQKIEIPNLLQLQQTSYDTFLMIDQKDRSGAGIEKVFKAIFPIHDAQNRVTLDYLGSEVGKPRYDVRESMVRGLTYSIPLKINVRLTLWDLDEKTGEKIGVKDIKEQSLFIREIPLMTERTSFIVNGVERVVVNQLHRSPGVIFKEDESNTTNNKLLYTGQIIPDRGSWLYFEYDAKDVLYVRINKRRKVPITILFRALGYSKEDIVKLFYPVITIKIKNNKFLTEFNPDDFMGRIDYDIKDDKGNLVIQAGKRLTARKAKALIEGGLKLIEYPLELLMDRHTAGSIYDPQSGEVLFDALTSLDELKLKKLLDLGFETFEIANDLSSGADASIINAFKADAESLKLLKQTEQIEDENDLAAIRIYKVMRPGEPVTKEAAKEFIKKLFFDPERYDLTKVGRMKMNHKLGVNVPEYVTTLTYEDVIKTVQYLIKVKAGHGHIDDRDHLGNRRIRAIGELLANELHAGLIKMQKTIRDKMTTLSGTLEDIMPHDLINSKMITSTITEFFTSGQLSQFMDQTNPLSEVTHKRRLSALGEGGLVKERAGFEVRDVHPTHYGRICPVETPEGQNIGLINTLSTYSKVNELGFIEAPYKKVVDGVVTNEISYYTATQEEGLVIAPGSTKVDENGKIIEPLIEVRLNGEIILMDKNKVDLIDISSQMVMGVAASLIPFLEHNDANRALMGSNMMRQAVPLIKPTAPIVGTGLEKTVARDAWEAIKANRGGVVEKADSKNIYISGEDENGPFIDYYDVSKNVKTNNNTSFGQRVAIKEGDIIEKGQVIADGPSMDKGELAVGINAMVAFMPWNGYNYEDAIILSERLIKKDAFTSVHIYEKEIECRELKHGNEEITRDLPGVKEENLSHLDSSGIVKVGTYVTPGMILVGKVTPKGEIKPTPEERLLRAIFGDKAGHVINKSLYCPTSMEGTVVDVKVFTKKGYEKCERAKAEIELEKNELNQKHLDKLLMLDREEALKINNLLTKSKLDKELELDGVVYKKGDTLTLETLLSVNRFAMKKVVSSYAKEVEKAYNDTKEYFIRQKAELRKDHEEKLNVLEHDDILSSGVIKQVKVYIATKRKIKVGDKMAGRHGNKGIVSNIVPKVDMPYLEDGTTVDIILNPLGVPSRMNIGQIMEVHLGLVGRRLGKQIQQIYDAKKGEYIADLRAKMIEIAGVAKLMNAKAFIEKLSDDELLDYARDWSKGVKFATQIFDGVEAYDFEKLFEMAKIDSDGKSVLYDGKTGEKMKERVNVGYMYMLKLHHLVDEKVHARSTGPYSLVTQQPVGGKALFGGQRFGEMEVWALEAYGATAVLKEMLTTKSDDVDGRTRAYRAIANGENVPSSGVPETFFVLTKELKALALDVEIFEEVENNE